One Anabas testudineus chromosome 15, fAnaTes1.2, whole genome shotgun sequence genomic window carries:
- the wu:fc17b08 gene encoding ligand-dependent corepressor isoform X2, producing MASHCKRQQCTIDRRGFRQELDSWRHKLINCVGFESILEGLFGPELVEDLKLFKDCEPIAVSDWSFDENCLFCCLRRDKVKEHLIDINNEGLQDTPKSLLVKDQSTINRLEKQAEEFLSAVLSRQDVPNFSDPHIPIVAREILQRMIRQFAAEYTSKTSSPQDTCSDSQPHSDQSLPTPPLLSGAPPSTSPAPTQAGPAHNQNPVLSKLLMADQDAPLDLTIKKPLAESSEQDGVLDLSIKKNRYSSSRPVHSPCLSPTTSTLKGRSLRADGQVGLFMRSLQDGRRRENIGHSTHYKPSSSFAYSLHIKEEANLESDPESPLSHNCSSRPTDLFRNGSASWNSKTHFGALLKLKTNTEASEHLKDIPRLLEATGLLTKSLAYEKGNLQDDCGDHSLSFSPSSSFDLKIPQVRVLATGTDPTDYSDSLCENSLGKKLRSILPRQIQKKCSGSFNNSGLEKEYWPYDTDRQALGGSDNLDSESDLGNKQPRKKRGRYRQYNTELLEEAIVVVMGGKMSVSKAQSIYGIPHSTLEYKVKERLGTLKHPPKKKPKLISQVEEQGVPQSPERKEVQNFQHTVSEKRDGASEENGE from the exons ATGGCGAGTCATTGTAAACGGCAGCAATGCACAATCGACAGGCGCGGCTTTCGGCAGGAACTTGACTCGTGGCGACACAAACTCATTAACTGTGTAG GTTTTGAAAGCATTCTTGAAGGTCTCTTTGGTCCAGAGCTGGTAGAAGACCTAAAATTATTTAAGG ACTGTGAGCCCATAGCAGTGTCTGATTGGTCATTTGATGAAAATTGTCTATTCTGCTGTTTGAGACGTGACAAAGTAAAG GAACACTTAATTGACATAAACAACGAGGGCCTTCAAGATACACCAAAAAGTCTCCTGGTTAAAGATCAGTCCACAATCAACAGACTAGAAAAACAAGCTGAGGAATTTCTCAGTGCCGTCCTCAGCAGACAAG ATGTGCCAAATTTTTCAGACCCACACATTCCAATAGTGGCTCGAGAGATCCTTCAGAGAATGATCCGACAGTTTGCTGCCGAATATACCTCAAAAACCAGCTCCCCTCAGGACACTTGCTCAGATTCCCAGCCTCACTCTGACCAAAGCCTGCCGACTCCACCCTTACTTTCAGGGGCTCCTCCTTCTACCAGCCCTGCTCCCACCCAGGCTGGACCTGCACACAACCAGAATCCCGTCCTCAGCAAGCTCCTCATGGCTGACCAGGATGCTCCTCTTGACCTCACTATCAAGAAGCCCCTGGCTGAGTCCAGTGAACAAG atgGAGTTCTTGATTTGTCAATTAAGAAGAATCGCTATAGCAGCAGCCGGCCTGTCCATAGTCCCTGCCTTTCTCCAACCACATCCACGCTCAAAGG GCGATCCTTGAGAGCGGACGGACAAGTCGGGCTGTTTATGAGGAGCCTACaggatgggaggaggagggagaataTCGGCCACTCCACCCATTATAAACCTTCCTCGTCTTTTGCATACTCGCTGCACATCAAAGAGGAGGCCAATCTGGAGAGCGACCCAGAGTCACCTCTCAGCCATAACTGCAGTTCCAGACCCACTGACCTTTTCAGAAATGGATCTGCTTCGTGGAATTCAAAAACTCATTTTGGAGCTCTCCTCAAGCTTAAAACCAACACTGAGGCTAGTGAGCACCTTAAAGACATACCCAGGTTGTTGGAAGCCACTGGACTTCTGACAAAATCACTTGCCTATGAGAAAGGAAACCTCCAGGATGACTGCGGGGACCACAgcctttccttttctccttcatcATCTTTTGATCTAAAGATTCCACAGGTGCGAGTTTTGGCCACAGGAACAGATCCCACCGACTATTCAGATTCACTTTGTGAGAACAGCCTCGGAAAGAAACTTCGTTCCATTCTCCCCAGACAAATCCAGAAAAAGTGTAGTGGAAGTTTTAATAACTCAGGTTTGGAGAAGGAATACTGGCCTTACGACACAGACCGCCAAGCCTTGGGTGGAAGCGATAATTTGGATTCAGAGTCAGACCTGGGTAACAAACAGCCAAGAAAAAAACGTGGGCGATATCGACAGTACAACACTGAACTACTGGAAGAGGCTATTGTGGTGGTGATGGGTGGGAAAATGAGTGTGTCTAAAGCCCAATCGATCTATGGGATACCACACAGCACCCTGGAATACAAAGTCAAAGAGCGACTAGGAACCTTGAAACATCCTCCGAAAAAGAAACCGAAGCTGATAAGCCAGGTAGAGGAACAGGGGGTTCCACAGTCTCCTGAGAGGAAAGAAGTCCAAAACTTTCAGCACACTGTTTCTGAGAAAAGAGATGGTGCATCTGAAGAGAATGGAGAATGA
- the morn4 gene encoding MORN repeat-containing protein 4 isoform X2 has protein sequence MLRLGAERRKQLRTKKSHGDAPSRRHGVGQLKFQDGTCYTGQFENGLFHGSGVLLFTDGSRYEGEFAHGKFQGTGVFSRYDGMKFEGEFKDGRVEGYGLLTFPDGSHGVPRNEGFFQNHKLQKREKCPGVVQHAQASASSARCLAL, from the exons ATGCTCCGGCTGGGTGCCGAGAGAAGGAAACAGTTGAGGACAAAAAAGTCACACGGAGATGCCCCGA GTCGGAGGCACGGTGTTGGCCAGCTCAAGTTTCAGGACGGGACCTGCTACACTGGCCAGTTTGAGAATGGACTCTTCCATGGCTCTGGCGTACTTCTCTTTACAGATGGATCCAG ATACGAAGGAGAATTTGCACATGGGAAGTTTCAAGGTACAGGGGTCTTTAGTCGATATGATGGAATGAAATTTGAAGGGGAATTCAAAGACGGACGTGTAGAGGGTTATG GGCTATTGACTTTTCCAGATGGATCTCATGGTGTCCCACGAAACGAGGGCTTTTTTCAAAACCACAAGctacagaaaagagagaagtgtCCTGGCGTGGTGCAGCATGCACAGGCTTCAGCCTCCAGCGCTCGCTGTCTGGCTCTTTGA
- the morn4 gene encoding MORN repeat-containing protein 4 isoform X1 has protein sequence MTLTRGSFTYASGEEYHGEWKEGRRHGVGQLKFQDGTCYTGQFENGLFHGSGVLLFTDGSRYEGEFAHGKFQGTGVFSRYDGMKFEGEFKDGRVEGYGLLTFPDGSHGVPRNEGFFQNHKLQKREKCPGVVQHAQASASSARCLAL, from the exons ATGACTCTGACCAGAGGATCATTCACCTATGCCAGTGGAGAAGAGTACCATGGAGAGTGGAAAGAAG GTCGGAGGCACGGTGTTGGCCAGCTCAAGTTTCAGGACGGGACCTGCTACACTGGCCAGTTTGAGAATGGACTCTTCCATGGCTCTGGCGTACTTCTCTTTACAGATGGATCCAG ATACGAAGGAGAATTTGCACATGGGAAGTTTCAAGGTACAGGGGTCTTTAGTCGATATGATGGAATGAAATTTGAAGGGGAATTCAAAGACGGACGTGTAGAGGGTTATG GGCTATTGACTTTTCCAGATGGATCTCATGGTGTCCCACGAAACGAGGGCTTTTTTCAAAACCACAAGctacagaaaagagagaagtgtCCTGGCGTGGTGCAGCATGCACAGGCTTCAGCCTCCAGCGCTCGCTGTCTGGCTCTTTGA